The genomic stretch ccgggaaggggttcccagcgacgaccctccgatgctcaagtcaggcaccgACGGAATAAAGTGGAAGCAGAGTAAcgagactgtagctacagtggagaatcgcgcatacctccgttgaagtctagggatccttatataggatccgggggggcgtgcacgcttcccgaggcgtgcacgctcctcaaagcatacctcaaaatggacatgtcagaaaagtgtgtctgacgtcataccgcaACCATCCGAGCATATCTCCGACATGACTGTGAAAACTTCCACCATACGATCTTCTGTCCGGTCTGatcgccgaccatgctgtctgtcggcggcgcatgtctcgagaaggatatcaccagctgtccattttgtcctcttctctctcgtctgttactaggccgagcgggtgaGCTGCTCGGTCGCATACTCGGACGGGCATACAGCCTTAGTTGTTAAGTAGCTCGGTCGAGCGGGCATGCCGCTCGGCGAATCGACTCTTTCATATGGGAACCCCTGAGCATCGGAAATCTGCCCTGCGATCGAGCTGTCTTCGCACCGGCAGGGCGCTATCACGGCCGATCGGCGAGGTGACTTCCCCCGCTCGGTAAGAACATTGGGCTGCCCCTCTTGACTCTGATTTCCACGTGTTGTTGACCACTATACGGCCGGACCCTCTTCTTCATCACCGGATCATATATGTTTGATGCCTTATGTCTAAATGTGTAGAaacttaagagcacaagaagtcaagcaaaagccacagctagcaagaaggatgacacggaagagagtcaacgagctcggtgcatccaagggacgggatgctacggaagagtacgttaGCGGACAACAAGgaatttctgagggacgagaagtcagatcagaagattgctcgaggagaaggccgggaaatatattcgggtgagccatattctagatggacgaaatcacccaagcaaacagaCCCGAAACGGAGGAGAAACAAGTAGTCAATAGAGGTTGATTGCTCTAGGTGCCAGGatgctccgagcgcccggaccccctGGGGTAGCTTGGGGGCGCCTCCCTTGACGGGACTTTGAACGGGCCGCATCGAcacggtccgggcgctcggagcggttcgggcGCCCATATCAGATAAGGTTGATCCATTGCGAGCCGTTAAAAATCATTgtgatgtggataaagttttatccatgcttAGGCACCCGGAGCTGCTACGTCACCAAACGGTCATATATGACCAAtatgctataaatagagctctggtctcAGTAGTAGAGAACAACACTTGTACTCGAATTACTTTTATGTTTTACTACTTTGATTGTGAGCTGTCAACATTGTAAAAGACTACTGCTCCCGAAAAAGAATTCTAATGAATTTTTCATAGTTTTAGATTAGTAATCTTCTGATTGTACACTAAATAAATTTTGTGtctctttcttttattaattaattaattttaattatttcttttaCAAGTAAATGTttctttaatttagtttgaaaaggacaagaaaaatttaattttattttcatgataattcATCCCCTCTTATTGATCATATCAAAAGGAACCAATATTTTGTACCCCATCAGCACCTCCACCGATTGCTCCAAATTCATCGATCATCAATCGTCGATCATGGAATCATGTTAGTCCTACCTATTTAAGTAGTGCATCGTGACATGTTCATGAATTTGGTTTTATAGGGTGACTTAATGGATCCGACTCAACTCAGTTTCAGATTGAGATCTCATCTAGCCTAATGTATTGGATAATGATGGGAGGTCGTATGAGACCCACACGGGCTCCATCCATCTCTATTGTATCTAATATCTTTatatgttgttattattattgttatagtagtagtaattattgttgttgttttcgactatgctttattttttattttttttaaaattaaatgtttgaattaatCAATGTTGTTGTTTGAACTATCTTTATGGATCGATGTTGTTGTTTTCACTATGCTTcattttttccttaaaaaaagaTGGATGTTGTTGTTATTGACTATATATGCTTTAGATTTTGATTCAGTGAAAATATTGGATGTTTGAATTAATGTTGATCATCAAGGACAGAGCCAAGAATTTTATATTAAAGAGACGAAATGTATATGTTTATATTGAGGGGAGGTGATCATATTGTTACTTCTCATTCACCTCTCTTTGACCTCTTATTTTTATACACTTCTTATACTTATAAATTAAAGGAGAATGACCGTCGCCATCGCCCTCCTTTGGCTCTGACCTTATTGATCATAACGATTAGAACAACTAATTAGATTGACATgaataaagagaaaattttatagTATGCCTCTTAATAAAAAATTACCTCTCCCTAAGACACTGTGTAATAGTAGTGCACAATGTGattacaatttttttattttgataatcaataaaaaattttaaaggatTAGATCGATCATACATtatattgattgattggtttaaataattaaatatctaaattataaaaaaataaaaaaaatagataatagggtaaaaataaaatagTTTGGTTAAATTAAGATTatgctatttttttaaaatacaaaaaaataaaattttcacacgcactaaactaattttttaaatacattttctctcaatttctcGTCTTTCATTTTCACTTCTAATGTCAAGATAAAACAATTAATAGTGGAATGAGATTTAGTCAAGATTATCAGTTATTGACGAACGGTTCGATTGGTAGTtttcattttaaataaataaataaaaattaaaagtccAATATTAAAGTCTTTAGTGATCTTAAATTTCAACTCTTGCCTAACGGATCCAAATGCTAATCAATATCCACCGTCCAATCCGATATCCCGGACATCTGTTGATCTCCGCTCCACGTCTCGATTCATCGCCGTGCGAGATGCGAATTGTACATTTTAATTATGTTGGTACCATGGCATCGATCCGAAATTGCACGAGTTAGTTCCTTCTCATTGCGTGGTGTATGCGGTTGTTCTCACGGCGTTTCTcctgtttttttttaatgttaattgCTTCGCACCCATTCTCCGACCCAGTCTGTGAATTCAATTGTTGTGGGACCCACGGATCGCCGTGCTTACCAAGGCGGGTAACGTTTAAAGCGAACAGTGTGTTGTGGGGTAAGGGTTCCACACGATTATGCGCGACGGGCCGGCCTCAAAATTAGGGTTTCCTCCACCGGCGAACTTTAGTGCCCCCGATTCCTTCTTGTAATTTCAGGGTGTAGATCAAACGTTGAAGCTCCCACTCGATCGTTTTTTGGGTTGAAGTTCCGTGCTGATTACGCGTCTCTGTGATTCTCGATTCCGAGGTTAAGGGTTGTTTTATTCTCTTCTTCTCACTTCGGCTGTTGTTGGATTCTTGCAAGCGCGTTTTTTTGGAAGGAATTGTTTTGTGCGAGCTGGGGAAGCGACCTAGTGGAGAGGATTTGGTTTTGATGCTTGAGTGATCGACTTGTGTGGTTTACGTTTGGTTTTGGGATAATGTGCATCCTTTGTGTGGTCAAGAGGTGTTCGCGGAGGGTTGCGACCCTGCTGCCTTGGTTGTTGATTCCGCTCCTCCTAGTCTGGGCCATGTCGCCGTTACTACCTCCGGTGTTGCAGTTTGAAATCACTTCACCCCAGGTCGCTTGCGTGCTGGTCCTCTTCGTGACACTCTTCTGGTATGAGGTCTTGATGCCCTGGTTGTCGCGATGGCGGTTGTGCCGCTCGGCTCGCCTTCAGGAGCACCAGCGGACGCGTGCTATTGAAATGGAGAAGCTCCGGAAGATTGCCACCCGCTGCTGCCGCAATTGTCGCATGCCATACAGAGAGCAGAACCCTGGTGGAGGACGTTTCATGTGCTCCTATTGTGGCCTTGTTTCTAAGAGGCCTGCTTTGGACCTTCCTGAGTCAGTTGGGAGCTCGGTGATAAATGAGTTAGCAGGAAAGACTGGATGGCTGCATAGTCAGAATTTGTCAGCGGAGGGAAAGAAGAGCTGTCTTAACCCTATTCCATCCTGCTGGGTAAATCATGATCGTTGTTCCCTGGAGATATCTTGTTCAGGTTTGGTGTGTTTAGCTCGCAAACTACTTTTTTGTTTTTTGCCTAGCTTGAGGTGGATCTGCAGAAGAATTTTAAGAGATAGTTCTAGGGAAGATGATTTCAATTCTGATTGCAGAGGTTCATGTAAGAATGAGGACAATGAAGGAAACCTGCAGGAGAAAAGGGAGAAAGCAAAGAGGAAAACTGAAGAGAAACGGCGGGCAAAGTTGGAAAAAGAGATgttggaagaggaagagagaaagcaaAGGGAGGAGGTTACAAGATTAgtggaagaaaggagaagaatacGTGATGAGATGCTTAAAATTGAGAGAGGGCATGACAACAGCTCTGATAGAGAGGGCGAAAGTTTCGAAGGGAAAACAACAGAGAAAGGAAGGAAAGAGAGAAGGAAGGATAGAGATAAGGATTCTAacaaaaataattcttctaacatGGAGGATATTGAAAAGATTAGTAGGAAAAGTGTGAGTAAGCTTGAATCAGACAACAAAAATGATAACGAAAGAGTTGATACAGCAAAAAGTACAATAGAGGTTCCCAAATCATATACTATGGGAACTTCTCATGGAAACAAGTCCACAAATAAGCCTAGATACTTTGCTTATATGACAGGCAATCTTTTATCGTCATATCGAGGTTTTAGAGGTGCTTCATTTTTTGGAAGAAATCCTCAGGATCCAATTACAACTGATCATGTTTCTGAAAATCAAAGAGTTTGTCAAGTAGCAGGAGATAAATTGGTGAAGGCTTCTTCAAATTGGGATGATGGTGGTCAGCGGGCCAATATTCACCATCCTGTGAGTTGTGATGCatttaatatttttcttttattgttcTTTACTTACTTTGTCCATTTTTTTTAACAGAAAATGATGTTACCCCTTGTTTTTTTTCTCCACATTTTTCAGCTATCTTCATTTACCCAGAAACAACAAATGAATCCAACAAAATCATGGCAGCAATTATTCACCAGTTCAGCGCCTGTCACTTCTGATCCTAGACCTGGTGAAACTATATCTAGCTTTCACAATGGGGTTGGCCAACTAGAAGCGCAGAGTTCACACTTAGTTGCCCAAACCTTACTTACTTTGAATGACAAATCTTCTAATACATGTACTGCAGCCTCTGAATCCTTTAGTAGCAGTTCAGTCTCATCATTGTTAGATGAATCTTTTTATACTTCTAGAAACCCTGGGATAAAATCAATAGGGGAAGAATCCAAAGATGAAGATTCATGTTATGTTCCGGATCCAATATCCTTACTCGGGCCAGTTTCTAAGGCACTTGATAACTTTTCATTGGATCTAGGAGACAACTTTCTTTCTAATGATAAGACACTAGTCTTAAAGAATTCATGTGCTCCTGGAAACATAGCCAAGCCTTCTCCAATTGAGTCTCCTCTCTCCAAAGTGCGTGTTTTAGAAGAGAAGCATGCTTGTtttggcaaaattccatctgCATCACTGGATTCAAATGCTTCAAATTTGGATGAGTCACAGGGTACATGGCAGATGTGGGGAACTCCATCAGTTCAGTTTGATTTGGGAATTTTAGGTGGATCTTCCAGCTGGTCTTTACCCATAGCACAGAAAGACTTTAAGCGAGGAGATGATTTAGATCCCATCTCTCATGACCTTATGGTGTCAAAAAATGCAGGTGTTATCCCTACCTTTTCAGATTTTCAGGCTTGTCAGAATGTTTATGAGACTAATCAGCTGGATGAAGGATTCTATAATCAACATGCTACTGGAATGGATGACAACAATCAATGCATTCAGAAGTTATCAACACAGTCATTAGGTGCTGATAGGGATAACCATTTTCTTCCCCATAGTCTCATAGACAATATGGAGCAACTTGAAACAAATTACAATAGCCCAAATAAATCAATAACTGACGGTTCTTTGGATCTATCGCTTGTAAATTGCTGGTTCAGGTAAATTGTTAATGCTTGAGTCATTTCTGCTTCTTTCTTATCGCAACTATATCTTTGATTATCTCTGTCGCTGCTTTTGGTACTAtaaagcatgttatatcagttatcCCTGCTAAGTGAATTTGAAGGCTACAATATAGCTGATTCTATGAGGAAAAAATTGCATTTTATTATAGTGCACAGCATTTAGTGCTTAGTATTGGGCTTCAGcaattgttatttgatttttttttagtagTTTTCATTATAGACATTTTAAAACGTCCTCCGTGTCTTTTCTTGTATTACTTGCAGATATATGCATTTCTGTACTGTGTATTTTGAATCTGGATGTGGTCAGGTCTGCTAGGGCTATTTTGGTCAACAAGGACAAATAGTTTTTGTGGTTTTATCAAACAAATGGATCTACAAAGAGGTGATGGTGATTGAAGAATGCATGGTGAAAAATCTGAGAGATCTGAGTTTGGTGAAGAAAAGGTAGAGGAGAATATTTAACCACTGGAGTATTAAGAGAAATTAGTAGTatctctaaagaaaataatatttctaaaaattatcaTTCGTCTTTGCAAGAATAACAATGGTCACCTTTTTTTTTGTGTCAAAGAGAAGCTAAGAATTACACACCAGTTTGAAATGGCTTCAGGTTATATGTGTTGGCAGTCGTGAATGAGCACAAAATACTCCCATCTGAATGTAGGCAACAATTGATAATTTGGAGATAGCCATACACGTGCTGTATTGTTGAATACTTTGGTTGGAAGTTGATTGATCAAAACAATTGTTGCCGATGACTTTTGACTAAGGAAAGATTGGCAATTTGACATGAAGACACAAGACACTATCTGTTTCAACAAGATGCTGATGCTTTTTTGGCTACACCATTTACTGGAGCAATTGCATTCCAGTCGCATACTGTGACATAATAAACAATCGTAACTTGACATAGCTGAATCATACCCAAGTTGTTATTGagttaattaaatcaattttgcCAAAATACAAACAGAAAGCATATTCATTGTATTGCTTAGGTCATCATAATTTCTTTTAGTATATACACATTGTGATTATTGATTTGTATGCATTGTTAGATGTTACGTGTCTTGGGTTATATGTATTATTTAAATTCTCATGCAAATTATCTATATGAAAAAAATGGATTGTTTatgatgattaatttaattatttactgATATATGCAAATCTTGTTTACATTAATTATTTGATAGTTgcttaatttgatatattatatagTATAATGCAAGCTCATGTTTTTTTCAATGCTTGATATAATACTATTCAGTATAATTAATGCTACGTCTTTTAAAAAAGAATATGAAATGCGGATGCACCAAATGTGCGTTTACATTCCATGTGGTATGGAGTGAAACAATTGCATATCACCTGCATACACCTTAAGATCTTGTAAATACTAGCAAGAGTATTGATACTAATGAACGGGCTAACCTTGATTTAATAATTGATAGTAAGTTATGTGAATTTGGATGTGTAGATGATTCGAATCACGAAACTTTGCAATTGGTTTGGAAGGCACTGCAAAAATAGTTCCTTCCTAGATCTTGTTTTGGTGGGTGTCTTCTAAGCTAGGCTTGTTCTTTCACAATTTGCTTCTAGATCTATGAATTAATTGAATGAGCAGGTTAATGTTGTGATTTCATGTACATCTACTGTTATGTTTTAGTTAATAGAGGCATGATATTACACAACAGCGAGTATGGTGGACTGCGTTTTGAGCTGATTTATAAATTTTGCTATCTTATCATGTTTGAAGCACTTTTTAACAACCTAGGTCTATTTTAAACTTGGTAATTGTTTGGTTGTTTGGACATTATAATGTTATATATGTATGGGTATGTATATATCTGTGCTTCTATTATGTGTATTTGTATATGTGTGCATGTGTGTAAACATATATTGATAGTGTTGTTTTTGAATTACTGTGGAACTATCATGACTAGATTACAAATTTTTAACTGTGATTTTTTATACAAATAACTATCTGATAAAGCATAACAAATGGGTTTAGAAGTTTATAGTTGATGCCTTGACTGGGTCCATCTTTTATATCAGATCTAGAAGTTGATCATGCAAGATTTTAGAAGCGTCTGGTACATATTATTCATTTTTGGAGTTCCTTGCCAAGAGCAATTTTGAAGCTGTTTTCTCAATTGCAACCTTGGCCTTTGGTTCAACCAGCTAGAACCTTTATGCATGTAGAGGGTAACGAGGTAAATCTGGAATTTTCCCTAGACACTGTAAGTTGCAGAGCGTTATTGGTTTATCTTCCATGTTGTCACTTACTTGAGCCCATCATGCAGAGGGATTTGAGATGATATTTGTACATGTTTCTTTCCCTATTTCCATGCTTGGGGAGTTTTCCTCTTTTGCTCCTCGTGATTAAGGCTACTAGGAAgatttattagttaatttatattCACATTTTTTGTGTGTGTGCCTACAAGTGTCTTTTCTCATTGTGCACTAAGGGAAAGAGAAAAGATCTCCTTTCTACATGACAAGGATGCCATCTTTGTTATTTTACTGGACAAATAGAATTGCAAGTCATTCTAATAGGTGCTTTATGAGAATTTAGATGCATAACCAATCCTAGTAGAGCAACTTTAATGTTTtctattccactgtggtgtaaGATCAAGAGTCCATTAGAGATCTTTATGAATGGGTTAGTTTATCATCCTATGATCATGCTCAGAACATTTTTACTCATCCGTGTTTTGTACTGGTGGGCTACTGAACTGATGTTACACTATTAATGAGCAACTTGCTTGTGTATTGATATGGGATGATTCTCAGTTGGTTCTAAGTAATTTGATGAATGAGGATGAAGATGACAATGGAGTGAGTGATGGATTGAATGAGGAGATATAGAAACAGCAAAAGTGAATAGATTAAGAGGAAGATAGAATCATTCTAATCTGGGCTAGCAATTCCCCAAGGGCCAGGAGATGGAGAGGGTGAAGCAGAATCCC from Zingiber officinale cultivar Zhangliang chromosome 5B, Zo_v1.1, whole genome shotgun sequence encodes the following:
- the LOC121985060 gene encoding uncharacterized protein LOC121985060, with translation MCILCVVKRCSRRVATLLPWLLIPLLLVWAMSPLLPPVLQFEITSPQVACVLVLFVTLFWYEVLMPWLSRWRLCRSARLQEHQRTRAIEMEKLRKIATRCCRNCRMPYREQNPGGGRFMCSYCGLVSKRPALDLPESVGSSVINELAGKTGWLHSQNLSAEGKKSCLNPIPSCWVNHDRCSLEISCSGLVCLARKLLFCFLPSLRWICRRILRDSSREDDFNSDCRGSCKNEDNEGNLQEKREKAKRKTEEKRRAKLEKEMLEEEERKQREEVTRLVEERRRIRDEMLKIERGHDNSSDREGESFEGKTTEKGRKERRKDRDKDSNKNNSSNMEDIEKISRKSVSKLESDNKNDNERVDTAKSTIEVPKSYTMGTSHGNKSTNKPRYFAYMTGNLLSSYRGFRGASFFGRNPQDPITTDHVSENQRVCQVAGDKLVKASSNWDDGGQRANIHHPLSSFTQKQQMNPTKSWQQLFTSSAPVTSDPRPGETISSFHNGVGQLEAQSSHLVAQTLLTLNDKSSNTCTAASESFSSSSVSSLLDESFYTSRNPGIKSIGEESKDEDSCYVPDPISLLGPVSKALDNFSLDLGDNFLSNDKTLVLKNSCAPGNIAKPSPIESPLSKVRVLEEKHACFGKIPSASLDSNASNLDESQGTWQMWGTPSVQFDLGILGGSSSWSLPIAQKDFKRGDDLDPISHDLMVSKNAGVIPTFSDFQACQNVYETNQLDEGFYNQHATGMDDNNQCIQKLSTQSLGADRDNHFLPHSLIDNMEQLETNYNSPNKSITDGSLDLSLVNCWFSPPSVGREEETLQISHQEHGKLSPSSAQ